The Desmonostoc muscorum LEGE 12446 genome includes a region encoding these proteins:
- a CDS encoding ATP-dependent nuclease: MWISEINLNNFRCFSNTSIELSKGINLIVGSNNSGKSSLLKSILWLQRGFSLDCKDLRISQNSGYVQVWINEVNQDFLNRNPGREVLFKLNILRNTTTLHLISDLGDTFFTSNDFKNEQIFNEEPRNFIYPYLSKRKVAGFHESINLSAANSVRGDLYNLYAKIDRISNPQMPANEQYVQACEDIIGFQVTSTPSPNGKQAAYIVSNQENIPLDAMGEGVANLVGLIVDLCMAENQLFLIEEPENDVHPKALKKLLNFITEKSVNNQFIITTHSNIVAKYLGAHPNSKLFSVSMEFQNRLPTSHIEEIDNTPEARRHVLEELGYDFFDFDLWSAWLILEESSAERIIRDYLIPWFSPELKGRLRTYSANSLSEVETKFRDFDKLFVFLHMQPIYKNLAWVVVDAGEEEAKIIEKLKSKYTRSGWNESNFLQFCEHDFERYYPAEFQLKVDTVVRMPPGQHRQKSKDALRQEVMTWIDENPNKAKDAFQDSASDVIQVLQCIQSYLSINSSSRFKSNAESHS; the protein is encoded by the coding sequence ATGTGGATTTCTGAAATTAACTTGAACAACTTTAGATGCTTTTCAAATACGAGTATTGAATTGTCTAAAGGAATTAATTTGATAGTAGGTTCAAATAATTCCGGTAAATCAAGTTTGTTGAAATCAATATTATGGCTTCAAAGGGGCTTTAGCTTGGATTGCAAAGATTTACGAATATCCCAAAATAGCGGATATGTTCAAGTGTGGATAAATGAGGTGAATCAAGACTTTTTAAATCGAAATCCTGGACGAGAAGTTTTGTTCAAATTAAATATATTGAGAAATACTACTACTCTCCATTTAATCAGTGACTTAGGAGATACTTTTTTTACCAGTAACGATTTTAAAAACGAACAAATTTTTAATGAAGAACCTAGAAATTTTATATATCCATACCTCTCTAAACGAAAGGTTGCAGGTTTTCATGAATCAATAAATCTGAGTGCAGCAAATTCAGTTAGAGGTGATTTATATAATTTATATGCAAAAATCGACCGGATATCTAATCCTCAAATGCCAGCAAATGAACAATATGTTCAAGCTTGTGAAGACATAATAGGTTTCCAAGTTACATCAACTCCTTCGCCGAATGGTAAGCAGGCTGCTTATATAGTCAGCAATCAGGAAAATATACCATTAGATGCAATGGGTGAAGGTGTTGCTAATTTGGTTGGATTAATTGTAGATTTATGCATGGCTGAAAATCAGTTATTTTTGATTGAAGAGCCAGAAAATGATGTGCATCCAAAAGCATTAAAGAAACTTCTTAATTTTATTACTGAAAAATCTGTAAATAATCAGTTTATAATTACAACGCACTCTAATATAGTTGCTAAATATTTGGGGGCGCATCCGAATTCTAAGCTTTTTTCAGTATCGATGGAGTTTCAAAATCGTCTACCTACATCGCATATAGAAGAAATAGATAATACTCCAGAAGCTAGACGGCACGTTCTTGAAGAACTAGGGTATGATTTTTTCGATTTTGATTTATGGTCAGCTTGGTTAATTCTTGAAGAATCTTCAGCAGAAAGAATAATCAGAGATTATCTTATACCTTGGTTTTCCCCTGAGTTAAAAGGTAGGCTACGTACATACTCAGCTAATTCGCTTAGTGAAGTTGAAACTAAGTTTAGAGATTTTGATAAATTATTTGTCTTCTTACATATGCAACCAATTTATAAGAATTTAGCTTGGGTAGTTGTAGATGCAGGAGAAGAAGAAGCAAAAATTATTGAAAAATTAAAAAGTAAATATACTCGCAGTGGTTGGAATGAGAGTAATTTTCTTCAGTTTTGTGAGCATGATTTTGAACGATATTATCCAGCAGAATTTCAATTAAAAGTAGACACTGTAGTGCGAATGCCACCCGGACAACATCGGCAAAAAAGTAAAGATGCTCTTCGCCAAGAGGTAATGACTTGGATTGATGAGAATCCTAATAAAGCAAAAGATGCGTTCCAAGATTCTGCTTCAGATGTTATTCAGGTTCTTCAATGTATACAATCTTACCTGAGTATAAATTCATCGTCGAGGTTTAAATCAAATGCAGAAAGTCACAGTTGA
- a CDS encoding type II toxin-antitoxin system Phd/YefM family antitoxin produces MQKVTVDEIQRDPLKYLNQVEAGESFLIVQADKPIAELKPITSTTKQRRPFGLCAGEFTVSNDFDVPLPDEIMNAFEGK; encoded by the coding sequence ATGCAGAAAGTCACAGTTGATGAGATCCAACGAGATCCTTTGAAATACCTGAATCAAGTTGAGGCGGGTGAAAGCTTTCTCATTGTCCAAGCAGATAAACCAATTGCTGAATTAAAACCAATTACAAGTACCACAAAACAACGACGCCCATTTGGTTTATGTGCAGGAGAATTTACGGTGTCTAATGATTTTGATGTACCTTTGCCTGATGAGATTATGAATGCATTTGAAGGTAAATGA
- the alaS gene encoding alanine--tRNA ligase — protein sequence MSSNPQHLSGNEIRNIFLDFFAQRSHQVLPSASLVPEDPTVLLTIAGMLPFKPIFLGQRTPEFKRATTSQKCIRTNDIENVGRTKRHHTFFEMLGNFSFGDYFKEQAIAWGWEISTQVFGLSPKNLVVSVFRDDDEAFAIWRDQIGVPEARIKRLGEDDNFWASGPTGPCGPCSEIYYDFHPERGDENIDLEDDTRFIEFYNLVFMQYNRDATGNLTPLQNKNIDTGMGLERIAQILQKVPNNYETDLIFPIIQTAAQIAGIDYHSSDEKTKVSLKVIGDHVRSVVHMIADEIRASNVGRGYVLRRLIRRVVRHGRLIGISGEFTTQVAETAIALSESAYPNVRQREAAIKAELQREESNFLRTLDRGEKLLDEVINRISPIQQENDLPSPIREEYYHPSPLPKQNISGLDAFTLYDTYGFPLELTQEIAAENGLEVDVEGFNAEMQKQVERAKAAHETIDLTVQGSLDKLAEHIHATEFLGYSQSAATAKVEAILVEGVSQEEAEAGTLVQIVLDKTPFYAESGGQIGDRGYISGDGIVIRVEDVKKESDFFVHFGRIERGTLRVGDAVTAQIDAACRRRAQANHTATHLLQAALKKIVDDGISQAGSLVSFDRLRFDFNCPRALTAEEVQQIEEQVNTWIAEAHNAKVEVLPLAEAKARGAVAMFGEKYGEEVRVIDFPSVSMELCGGTHVSNTAEIGVFKIISEAGVASGVRRIEAVSGPAILDYLNVRDKVVKDLSDRFKVKPEELPDRITSLQTELRTAEKQLESLKGQLAIAKSDSLLQTAETVGDSKIIVAQLEDVDAESLKTAAERLLQKIGNGAVVLGSVPEAGKVSIVAAFSPEVNKKGLQAGKFVGAIAKICGGGGGGRPNLAQAGGRDASKLPEALAQAKSELISGLG from the coding sequence ATGTCTTCAAATCCCCAACACCTAAGCGGTAACGAAATTCGCAACATATTTCTCGACTTCTTTGCCCAACGGAGTCACCAAGTTCTGCCAAGTGCCTCCCTCGTGCCAGAAGACCCGACCGTGCTGCTGACGATCGCGGGGATGCTACCATTTAAGCCGATATTCCTGGGACAGCGCACACCAGAATTTAAGCGGGCTACGACTTCCCAAAAGTGTATCCGCACCAACGACATCGAAAACGTCGGACGCACCAAACGCCATCACACGTTCTTTGAAATGCTGGGTAACTTCAGCTTTGGTGATTATTTTAAAGAACAAGCGATCGCTTGGGGTTGGGAAATTTCCACTCAAGTCTTTGGCTTATCTCCAAAAAATCTCGTCGTCAGCGTTTTTAGAGATGATGATGAAGCCTTTGCTATCTGGCGGGATCAAATCGGTGTGCCAGAAGCGAGAATTAAGCGCTTGGGCGAAGACGATAACTTTTGGGCATCTGGTCCCACAGGCCCTTGTGGCCCTTGTTCGGAGATTTATTACGACTTCCACCCCGAACGCGGCGACGAAAATATAGATTTAGAAGACGATACGCGGTTTATCGAGTTTTATAATCTCGTCTTCATGCAATATAACCGTGATGCTACTGGCAATTTAACGCCACTGCAAAACAAGAACATCGACACCGGTATGGGTTTGGAAAGAATAGCGCAAATTCTCCAAAAAGTGCCGAATAACTACGAAACTGACTTAATTTTCCCAATTATCCAAACAGCAGCCCAAATTGCTGGCATTGATTACCACAGCAGTGATGAAAAAACCAAAGTCTCTCTAAAAGTCATTGGCGATCACGTTCGTTCTGTCGTCCACATGATTGCTGATGAAATTCGCGCCTCCAACGTCGGACGCGGTTATGTGTTGCGGCGATTAATTCGGCGGGTGGTGCGTCATGGGCGATTAATTGGGATTAGTGGTGAATTTACTACCCAAGTTGCCGAAACTGCGATCGCTCTTTCAGAATCAGCTTACCCCAACGTGCGCCAACGGGAAGCAGCAATTAAAGCTGAGTTGCAACGGGAAGAGTCTAATTTTTTGAGAACTCTGGATAGAGGGGAAAAACTTCTCGACGAGGTTATAAATCGTATATCTCCAATACAACAAGAGAATGATCTTCCCTCTCCGATACGCGAAGAATATTATCATCCTTCTCCTTTACCAAAACAAAATATTTCTGGACTAGATGCTTTCACCCTCTACGATACTTACGGCTTCCCGTTAGAACTAACGCAGGAAATAGCAGCAGAAAATGGTCTAGAGGTTGATGTTGAGGGATTCAATGCCGAAATGCAAAAGCAGGTGGAACGTGCCAAAGCAGCACATGAAACCATCGATTTAACTGTCCAAGGTTCCCTCGACAAATTAGCAGAACACATCCACGCCACCGAGTTCTTAGGATATTCCCAATCTGCGGCGACGGCGAAAGTCGAAGCGATTTTGGTAGAAGGCGTTTCCCAAGAGGAAGCAGAAGCAGGAACACTGGTACAAATTGTCCTTGACAAAACGCCATTTTATGCTGAGTCTGGGGGACAAATCGGCGATCGCGGTTATATCTCCGGTGATGGGATTGTGATTCGCGTGGAAGACGTGAAAAAAGAATCTGATTTCTTTGTTCACTTCGGACGCATCGAACGCGGTACACTCCGTGTAGGAGATGCTGTAACTGCCCAAATCGATGCGGCTTGTCGGCGTCGCGCCCAAGCTAACCATACTGCAACCCACCTACTGCAAGCCGCGTTAAAGAAAATTGTCGATGATGGCATATCCCAAGCGGGTTCTCTGGTTTCCTTTGACAGATTGCGCTTTGACTTCAACTGTCCCCGTGCGTTGACAGCCGAGGAAGTCCAACAAATTGAAGAACAAGTAAATACTTGGATTGCTGAGGCGCATAATGCCAAAGTCGAGGTATTACCTTTAGCAGAAGCCAAAGCTAGGGGTGCCGTTGCCATGTTCGGCGAAAAATACGGAGAAGAAGTGCGAGTAATTGACTTTCCTAGCGTATCAATGGAACTATGCGGTGGCACACATGTCAGTAATACTGCTGAAATTGGCGTCTTTAAAATTATTTCCGAAGCTGGAGTAGCTTCTGGGGTGCGACGCATTGAAGCTGTTTCGGGCCCAGCAATACTGGATTATCTCAACGTGCGGGATAAAGTAGTTAAAGATTTGAGCGATCGCTTTAAAGTTAAACCCGAAGAATTACCAGACAGAATTACTAGTCTGCAAACCGAACTTAGAACAGCCGAAAAGCAACTAGAATCTTTGAAAGGACAGTTGGCGATCGCTAAATCTGACAGCTTACTACAAACAGCGGAAACTGTCGGCGATTCTAAAATTATCGTCGCCCAATTAGAAGACGTTGACGCAGAATCGTTGAAAACCGCAGCCGAACGCTTGCTGCAAAAAATCGGTAATGGTGCGGTGGTACTGGGTTCTGTTCCCGAAGCTGGGAAAGTCAGTATAGTTGCGGCTTTTAGTCCAGAAGTTAATAAAAAAGGACTGCAAGCTGGTAAATTTGTGGGAGCGATCGCTAAAATCTGCGGTGGCGGCGGCGGTGGCAGACCAAACTTAGCCCAAGCCGGCGGTAGAGATGCGAGTAAATTACCAGAGGCGTTAGCACAAGCAAAATCTGAGTTAATTAGTGGGTTGGGTTAA
- the lptB gene encoding LPS export ABC transporter ATP-binding protein — translation MKIVLENIHKSYNKRVIVNRVNLSVAQGEVVGLLGPNGAGKTTTFYIATGLEKPNQGKVWLGNLDVTGMPMHKRARLGIGYLAQEPSVFRQLSVQDNILLVLEQTNVPRWEWSRRLTTLLREFRLEKLANSKGIQLSGGERRRTELARSLAAGREGPKFLLLDEPFAGVDPIAVSEIQQIVGQLRDRGMGILITDHNVRETLAITDRGYIMREGQILAFGTADELYHNPLVRQYYLGDSFQV, via the coding sequence GTGAAAATTGTTTTAGAGAATATTCACAAATCTTATAACAAGCGAGTAATTGTCAATCGCGTCAACCTTTCTGTTGCTCAAGGTGAAGTCGTTGGTTTACTAGGCCCCAATGGGGCTGGTAAAACTACGACTTTTTACATTGCTACAGGTCTAGAAAAACCCAATCAAGGAAAAGTCTGGCTAGGTAATTTAGACGTTACAGGAATGCCAATGCACAAAAGGGCACGATTGGGCATTGGTTATTTAGCGCAAGAACCAAGTGTTTTTCGCCAACTCTCAGTACAGGATAATATTCTATTGGTGCTAGAGCAAACTAATGTGCCACGATGGGAGTGGTCAAGGCGACTAACAACTTTATTGCGGGAGTTTCGCTTGGAAAAATTAGCTAATAGCAAAGGGATTCAACTTTCTGGTGGTGAGCGACGCCGGACGGAATTAGCAAGGTCTTTGGCTGCTGGGCGAGAAGGGCCAAAATTTTTACTTTTGGATGAACCCTTTGCGGGAGTTGATCCCATAGCAGTCTCGGAAATTCAGCAAATTGTGGGACAATTGCGCGATCGCGGTATGGGTATTTTAATCACAGATCATAATGTCCGCGAAACCCTCGCCATCACCGATCGCGGTTATATCATGCGTGAGGGGCAAATTCTCGCTTTTGGTACTGCTGACGAACTCTACCACAACCCCCTCGTGCGGCAATATTACTTGGGCGATAGCTTTCAAGTCTAA
- a CDS encoding CP12 domain-containing protein, whose amino-acid sequence MMKAEDIMTKNVVTIRGSATVAEAVGLMKEKKLRALVVDRRYDDDAYGIVTETDVVYKIIAYGKDPKEVRVYEIMSKPCIVVNPDLGVEYVARLFANTGIHRAPVIQGKLLGIISITDILTKSDFVEAPKVLLLEERIQKAIEQARAICTEQGAYSKACAAAWDEVEELQAEAAHQKAEGMVSAKVTFEKYCKENPDAPECRNYQP is encoded by the coding sequence ATGATGAAAGCTGAAGATATCATGACCAAAAACGTAGTTACCATTCGCGGTTCGGCAACTGTTGCTGAAGCGGTGGGGCTGATGAAAGAAAAAAAATTGCGGGCGCTGGTTGTAGATCGTCGCTATGACGATGATGCTTATGGCATTGTTACAGAGACAGATGTTGTCTATAAAATAATAGCCTACGGTAAAGACCCAAAGGAAGTAAGGGTTTACGAAATTATGAGTAAGCCTTGCATTGTGGTAAACCCTGATTTGGGTGTGGAATATGTAGCAAGATTATTTGCTAACACTGGTATCCACAGAGCGCCTGTGATTCAAGGTAAGCTGTTGGGCATTATCTCGATTACCGACATTTTGACCAAAAGCGACTTTGTGGAAGCGCCAAAAGTGCTATTGCTAGAGGAGAGAATTCAAAAAGCAATTGAACAGGCTCGTGCTATTTGCACCGAACAAGGTGCTTATTCTAAAGCCTGTGCTGCGGCTTGGGATGAGGTAGAAGAACTCCAGGCGGAAGCAGCTCATCAAAAAGCTGAGGGTATGGTGTCAGCCAAAGTTACTTTTGAAAAATATTGTAAGGAAAATCCAGACGCACCAGAATGTCGAAATTATCAACCGTGA
- a CDS encoding LptF/LptG family permease, whose translation MDRYLGSELLPPFFFGVGAFSSIGVTIDAVFDLVRKVVESGLPVSIAIQVFLLKFPNFIVLAFPMSTLLATLMTYSRLSSESELIALRGCGVSVYRMVLTAVILSLLVTGMTFVFNEQIAPAANYQAAMTLDKALKSDKPSFKQQNIFYPEYQDVVQPDGTKNRILTRLFYADQFDGKRMTGLTIIDRSTKGLNQIVVSESAEWNGSKNVWDFYNGTIYFVAADRSYRNIVRFEQQQLQLPRTPLSLAEKSRDYDEMNIAEGFDQLEVERLGGDRQKIRKLEVRIQQKISLPFVCVVFGLVGAAMGSIPQRTGRGTSFGISVIIIFSYYLIFFISGAIAQAGVLSPFMGAWLPNFVFLGIGMFLLMRVANR comes from the coding sequence ATGGATCGTTATCTTGGCAGCGAATTGTTGCCGCCGTTCTTCTTTGGTGTCGGAGCTTTCTCTTCAATCGGCGTCACCATTGATGCTGTATTTGATCTAGTTAGAAAAGTCGTCGAATCTGGACTACCTGTAAGCATTGCCATTCAGGTTTTTTTATTAAAGTTTCCCAACTTTATCGTTTTAGCCTTCCCCATGTCCACACTGCTGGCTACTTTGATGACTTACAGTCGTCTTTCCAGCGAAAGCGAATTAATAGCCTTGCGTGGTTGTGGGGTGAGTGTCTATCGCATGGTGTTAACTGCTGTGATCTTAAGTCTTCTGGTTACAGGAATGACATTTGTATTTAACGAACAAATTGCACCAGCAGCAAATTACCAAGCGGCGATGACTCTGGATAAAGCCCTCAAATCAGACAAGCCAAGTTTTAAACAGCAAAATATTTTTTATCCTGAATACCAGGATGTTGTACAGCCAGATGGCACTAAGAATAGAATCTTGACACGCTTGTTTTACGCCGACCAATTTGATGGTAAGCGTATGACAGGTTTGACAATTATAGATCGTTCAACCAAAGGTCTGAATCAAATTGTGGTATCAGAATCCGCCGAGTGGAATGGTTCTAAAAATGTCTGGGATTTTTATAACGGCACAATCTATTTTGTCGCAGCCGATCGCTCTTATCGCAATATCGTCAGATTTGAACAGCAACAACTGCAACTACCCCGCACGCCATTAAGCTTGGCAGAAAAAAGCCGGGACTACGACGAAATGAATATTGCTGAAGGGTTCGATCAACTAGAAGTGGAACGTCTCGGTGGCGATCGCCAAAAAATTCGTAAACTTGAAGTCAGGATTCAACAAAAAATTTCCTTGCCCTTCGTATGCGTAGTTTTTGGCTTAGTCGGCGCAGCAATGGGAAGCATACCCCAGCGTACCGGCAGAGGCACCAGTTTTGGGATTAGCGTGATAATTATTTTTTCCTACTACTTAATTTTCTTTATTAGTGGTGCGATCGCACAAGCAGGTGTCCTCTCTCCCTTTATGGGGGCTTGGTTACCCAACTTTGTTTTTTTGGGAATAGGTATGTTTTTATTGATGCGAGTCGCCAATCGGTAA
- a CDS encoding LptA/OstA family protein, with product MMSCYKLPISQMRRVGLALLLPAFLLGTSAFPNQVQSATAQTSGGNRPLTIRADVQEYDANTQVVTARGNVQMFYPARQLQATAAQAQYFSKERRIDFSGNVYILQQGGNSIRAEKVTYLIDEGRFVALPQSNRQVESIYMLQESDNDGQTATPAPKTPEFKRSN from the coding sequence ATGATGTCCTGCTATAAATTGCCCATATCCCAGATGCGTCGTGTTGGATTAGCCTTATTGCTGCCAGCTTTTCTCTTAGGAACTTCTGCTTTCCCGAACCAAGTCCAAAGCGCTACTGCACAAACATCTGGAGGAAATCGCCCTCTGACTATCCGTGCCGATGTGCAAGAATATGACGCCAACACTCAAGTAGTCACCGCTCGCGGCAATGTGCAAATGTTCTATCCTGCTCGCCAGCTTCAGGCAACAGCCGCCCAAGCACAGTATTTTAGTAAAGAACGCCGCATTGACTTTAGTGGGAACGTTTATATTTTGCAACAAGGAGGTAACAGTATCAGGGCAGAGAAGGTAACCTATTTAATTGATGAAGGGCGATTTGTCGCCTTACCCCAATCCAACCGCCAGGTAGAGTCCATCTACATGCTCCAGGAATCCGATAATGATGGACAAACTGCGACACCTGCGCCAAAGACACCAGAATTCAAGCGTTCTAATTAG